GTACCTTACCCCGTTCTGTAGATACCATTCTTCTCGAAGTTCTGTCGAACAGTTTATAGCCTACGTAGGCCTCAAGAGAATTCAGATGGAGACTAACGCCCGGCTGAGAAATGTACAATATTTCAGCTGCCCCGGTTAAGGTACCCGTTTCATAAATTGCTTTAAATGTTCTGAACCACTCTAAATTAACCATGATATCTTGTATTATAATTATGATACAAAGCTATGATTTAAGTTATTTTAATTATACATAGTCTTGCCATAATTTTGTGGTCACAATAAAACAATAAAAAGAGGAGATACATAAAATGAAAATATTTATCATAAACGGCGGACAGGTTTTTGGTCATTCAGGTGGTCGTTTTAATGCAACTATAACCGCAGAAACCATTGCTTTCTTTGAAAGTCAGCCTGGATTTGAACTGAAAACAACAAGTATAAATGACGACTATAATCCCCTGGAAGAAGTCGAAAAGTACAGCTGGGCAGATGTAGTTATTTATCATACGCCTATCTGGTGGTTTCAGGTGCCCCATGGGTTGAAAAAATACATTGATGTTGTTTTTACAGCTGGTCATAATAAAGGTATTTATAAAAGTGATGGCCGTTCTGCTGATAATCCAAAGATCAATTATGGTACAGGAGGGATGTTACATGGAAAAAAATACATGTTAACCACTTCCTGGAATGCACCTAAGGAAGCTTTCACATTACCCGGAGAGTTTTTTAATGAAAAGAGTGTGGACGAAGGACCTCTGTTTGGCTTTCATAGAATGAATGCATTTACCGGGATGAAACCTTTATCCGGGATCCATTTTCATGATGTGGAAAAAAATGCAGCTATCCAAACCGATTTAAA
This region of Pedobacter steynii genomic DNA includes:
- a CDS encoding NAD(P)H-dependent oxidoreductase, which gives rise to MKIFIINGGQVFGHSGGRFNATITAETIAFFESQPGFELKTTSINDDYNPLEEVEKYSWADVVIYHTPIWWFQVPHGLKKYIDVVFTAGHNKGIYKSDGRSADNPKINYGTGGMLHGKKYMLTTSWNAPKEAFTLPGEFFNEKSVDEGPLFGFHRMNAFTGMKPLSGIHFHDVEKNAAIQTDLKRYRAHLEQTFVAELQEDYNL